A stretch of the Rhizomicrobium sp. genome encodes the following:
- the rplR gene encoding 50S ribosomal protein L18, which translates to MTISLFKRRQKRTRFKLTSHAYGRPRLSVFRSGRHIYAQIIDDRDQATVAAASTNEKDGKAPKTWNVEAASSVGKKIAERALAKGVKQVVFDRGGYIYHGRIKALADAAREGGLEF; encoded by the coding sequence ATGACGATCTCCCTGTTCAAGCGCCGCCAGAAGCGCACGCGCTTCAAGCTCACGAGCCATGCTTACGGGCGTCCGCGCCTGTCGGTGTTCCGCTCGGGCCGCCACATCTACGCGCAGATCATCGACGACCGCGACCAGGCGACCGTCGCCGCCGCCTCGACCAACGAGAAGGACGGCAAGGCGCCCAAGACCTGGAACGTCGAGGCCGCGAGTTCGGTCGGCAAGAAGATCGCCGAACGCGCGCTGGCCAAGGGCGTCAAGCAGGTCGTGTTCGACCGCGGCGGCTACATCTATCACGGGCGCATCAAGGCGCTCGCCGACGCTGCCCGCGAGGGCGGCCTGGAATTCTGA
- the rplF gene encoding 50S ribosomal protein L6 produces the protein MSRIGKKPVPLPKGVTASVNGKTVSVKGPKGELKVTLVAEVDASVGEDGITVTPREEMDRARAMWGMSRTLVNNLVTGVTTGFTSKLEIQGVGYRAAVQGKNLNLQLGFSHDVAYPIPDGITITAEKPTLLTVAGMDKQLVGQVAAEIRAYRKPEPYKGKGVRYEGEYVRRKEGKKK, from the coding sequence ATGTCACGAATCGGCAAAAAGCCGGTCCCGCTTCCCAAGGGCGTAACCGCCTCGGTGAACGGCAAGACCGTCTCCGTGAAGGGTCCCAAGGGCGAGCTCAAGGTCACGCTGGTGGCCGAGGTCGATGCGTCGGTCGGCGAGGACGGCATCACCGTCACGCCGCGCGAGGAGATGGATCGCGCGCGGGCGATGTGGGGCATGTCCCGCACGCTGGTGAACAACCTCGTCACCGGCGTCACCACCGGCTTCACCTCCAAGCTCGAGATCCAGGGCGTCGGCTACCGCGCCGCGGTGCAGGGCAAGAACCTGAACCTGCAGCTCGGCTTCAGCCACGACGTGGCCTATCCGATCCCGGACGGCATCACGATCACGGCGGAGAAGCCCACGCTCCTCACCGTCGCCGGGATGGACAAGCAGCTCGTCGGCCAGGTCGCCGCCGAAATCCGCGCCTATCGCAAGCCGGAGCCCTACAAGGGCAAGGGCGTGCGGTACGAGGGCGAATATGTCCGCCGCAAGGAAGGCAAGAAGAAATGA
- the rpsE gene encoding 30S ribosomal protein S5 encodes MAREEGEGGGGRERRGRREHRNDREERDNEFVDKLVHINRVAKVVKGGRRFGFAALVVVGDQRGRVGYGHGKAREVPEAIRKATEEAKKSLIRVPLKDGRTLHHDVFGHHGAGKVIVRPAPAGTGVIAGGPLRAVFEALGVGDVVCKSMGSSNPYNMVRAIFDGLMNQQSPRMVAQRRGRSVTDIIARREGNKGEQASA; translated from the coding sequence ATGGCACGTGAAGAAGGTGAAGGCGGCGGTGGCCGCGAGCGTCGGGGCCGCCGGGAACACCGGAACGACCGCGAGGAGCGCGACAACGAGTTCGTCGACAAGCTCGTTCACATCAACCGCGTCGCGAAGGTGGTGAAGGGCGGACGCCGCTTCGGCTTCGCCGCGCTCGTGGTGGTCGGCGACCAGCGCGGCCGCGTCGGCTACGGCCACGGCAAGGCGCGCGAAGTGCCCGAGGCGATCCGCAAGGCGACCGAGGAAGCCAAGAAGTCGCTGATCCGCGTGCCGCTGAAGGACGGCCGCACGCTGCATCACGACGTGTTCGGCCATCACGGCGCCGGCAAGGTGATCGTGCGTCCGGCGCCGGCCGGTACCGGCGTGATCGCCGGCGGTCCGCTGCGCGCGGTGTTCGAAGCGCTCGGCGTCGGCGACGTCGTCTGCAAGTCGATGGGCTCGTCCAACCCGTACAACATGGTGCGGGCGATCTTCGACGGGCTGATGAACCAGCAGTCGCCGCGCATGGTGGCGCAGCGCCGCGGCCGCAGCGTGACGGACATCATCGCGCGCCGCGAAGGCAACAAGGGCGAGC